A single window of Tautonia marina DNA harbors:
- a CDS encoding Uma2 family endonuclease: MSQSSTIDSPQAVDLPETLTTDDLLYEVIEGRVVELPPMSSRESHLASILVGFLTQHIWTHQLGRVEAEMLFKLDPNRNQKRRPDVAFVSFDRWPRTRRVPATHGWEVVPELAIEVVSPTDAAVDLLEKIEEYFQTGVRRVWVVYPGSRCVYDYDSLTTIRVLRVGDRIEGGDLLPDFGLTLADLFEVDQVDEEGDESGSRTGA; encoded by the coding sequence GTGAGCCAGAGCAGTACGATCGATTCTCCCCAGGCGGTCGATCTCCCGGAGACCCTGACGACGGATGACCTGCTGTATGAGGTGATCGAGGGTCGAGTGGTGGAGCTGCCGCCGATGAGTTCCCGAGAAAGCCATCTTGCGTCGATCCTTGTTGGATTTTTAACACAACATATCTGGACACATCAACTCGGCCGCGTCGAGGCGGAGATGCTCTTCAAGCTCGACCCGAACCGGAACCAGAAGCGGCGACCGGATGTGGCCTTCGTGTCCTTCGATCGCTGGCCGAGGACGAGACGGGTGCCGGCCACTCATGGCTGGGAGGTGGTACCGGAACTGGCGATTGAGGTCGTCAGCCCGACGGATGCGGCGGTCGATCTGCTCGAAAAAATTGAGGAATATTTTCAAACGGGAGTGCGTCGGGTCTGGGTGGTGTATCCAGGGAGTCGTTGCGTGTATGACTATGATTCGTTGACGACGATCCGAGTGCTTCGGGTCGGCGACCGGATCGAAGGCGGCGATCTCTTGCCAGACTTTGGCCTCACGCTGGCGGATCTGTTCGAGGTCGATCAGGTCGATGAGGAAGGAGACGAGTCGGGCTCCCGCACCGGGGCCTAA
- a CDS encoding SDR family NAD(P)-dependent oxidoreductase, with the protein MTLSTALVTGASAGIGRELVRQLVIDQEMTVLATARRQDRLESLAAELPEGRVMIEAGSLADACFRNRLWDRTMKVFPQGLDLLVNNAGIGHYEAFEDEDPAMLREIMEVNLIAPMELTQQAIRHMKANGRGQVMFVSSVLGFVGLPYSAAYAASKHAVNGLVRSLRYELRGSGVRVWATCPNRTESEFHQVALGETPGEAARRAPHAEPVDRVVRSMVRAIDGRSTFHFPGRSARWVVGASRLVPTPFDWFMDRWSPGHFRAEMDRGRKQES; encoded by the coding sequence ATGACCCTCTCGACCGCCCTTGTCACCGGGGCTTCGGCCGGAATCGGCCGGGAACTGGTGCGGCAACTGGTGATTGACCAGGAAATGACCGTGCTGGCCACGGCCCGCCGGCAGGATCGTCTGGAGTCGCTCGCCGCAGAGTTGCCGGAGGGGCGCGTGATGATCGAGGCGGGGAGCCTCGCCGACGCATGCTTCCGCAACCGGCTCTGGGACCGGACGATGAAGGTGTTTCCGCAGGGGCTCGACCTGCTGGTCAACAACGCCGGGATCGGCCATTACGAAGCGTTTGAAGACGAAGATCCGGCGATGCTCCGGGAGATCATGGAGGTGAACCTGATTGCGCCGATGGAACTGACGCAGCAGGCGATTCGCCACATGAAAGCCAACGGGCGCGGACAGGTGATGTTCGTGTCGTCGGTGCTTGGATTCGTCGGCTTGCCGTACTCGGCGGCCTATGCGGCGAGCAAGCACGCGGTGAACGGCCTAGTCCGGAGCCTGCGGTACGAGTTGAGGGGTTCGGGCGTGCGCGTCTGGGCGACCTGCCCGAACCGGACGGAGAGCGAATTTCATCAGGTGGCGTTAGGGGAAACTCCCGGAGAAGCCGCCCGGCGCGCCCCGCATGCCGAGCCGGTCGATCGGGTGGTGCGATCGATGGTCCGGGCGATCGACGGGCGATCGACGTTCCACTTTCCGGGGCGATCGGCGCGGTGGGTCGTCGGGGCGTCGAGGCTTGTTCCAACGCCCTTCGACTGGTTCATGGACCGCTGGTCGCCCGGTCATTTTCGGGCCGAAATGGATCGAGGACGGAAGCAGGAATCGTGA
- a CDS encoding acyl-CoA hydrolase: MLSEGEGETLTHRLILPRDANHHGTLYAGALLSLALEAAYATGYRTLGATANLVLKRVLDLRCFEPVPVGRVVELRGREVYRTRAQVVVALRGMPLVGRSRDWMDGLMQFVQVDAAGRPVPIGDSADLAPEIAPVAWRELQRRALQLLAVRVRPGREQSD, encoded by the coding sequence ATGTTATCCGAAGGCGAGGGAGAAACGCTGACCCATCGCCTGATTCTCCCCCGAGATGCCAACCATCACGGCACCTTGTATGCTGGCGCCCTGCTCTCACTGGCGCTTGAGGCGGCCTATGCGACCGGTTACCGGACGCTGGGAGCCACCGCCAATCTCGTACTCAAGCGCGTGCTCGACCTGCGCTGCTTCGAGCCCGTCCCGGTGGGCCGGGTGGTCGAGTTGCGGGGGCGAGAGGTCTACCGAACCCGGGCTCAGGTCGTCGTCGCCTTGCGAGGGATGCCGCTCGTCGGACGTTCCCGAGACTGGATGGACGGCCTGATGCAGTTCGTCCAGGTCGATGCCGCCGGACGACCGGTCCCGATTGGCGACTCGGCCGACCTGGCGCCTGAGATCGCTCCGGTCGCCTGGCGTGAGTTGCAGCGTCGGGCGCTCCAGCTCCTGGCGGTTCGGGTCCGACCAGGGCGCGAGCAATCCGACTGA
- a CDS encoding ATP-binding protein — MASLLVVQGADRGKRFELSEQPTTLGRERSSPIRLHDSEVSRRHAEIRPEGGGGLRLVDLRSANGTFLNGELIDEAPLKTGDRVQIGSTVLLFDAGPSAKDDLTDRVDVLALARAEDRSEIVRSLPVGHGSQVLGAPESAGEWLKVRLANLSVMYQATRAISDVLDPEALLPQILELVFESIGADRGAILLFDPRGELTPKAVRWRGPVQDPDERMRISRSIVDHVLTEGQGVITFDAPVDRRFGPSQSIVDYGIREAICVPVQGRHTTLGVLYADVRGSRELVIDGPERGRPRGKFTQEHLMLMVAIGHQSGLAIESTNFYRDKVEAERLAAVGQTIATLSHHIKNIMQGIKGGSYLVDMGLNQHDEEITRRGWGIVEKNQAKIYNLVMDMLSFSKDRDPALEPTDLNEVVGDVVELMQARANELGVTLAWHPAEDLPTVQLDPDGIHRAVLNVVTNALDAAEGRPEALVSITTGLDVETQQALVSVEDNGVGIPESELATIFEIFSSTKGARGTGIGLPVSDKIVREHGGRIVVTSTEGVGSRFLFQLPMRPPEDASEEDALGTLGD; from the coding sequence GTGGCCTCGTTGCTGGTGGTCCAGGGGGCCGATCGGGGCAAGCGTTTTGAGCTGTCGGAGCAACCGACCACACTGGGCCGGGAACGCTCCAGTCCGATCCGGCTTCATGACAGTGAAGTGTCTCGACGCCATGCCGAGATCCGACCCGAGGGAGGGGGCGGATTGCGGCTTGTGGACCTCCGTTCGGCCAATGGAACGTTCCTCAACGGCGAGTTGATTGACGAAGCCCCCTTGAAGACGGGCGATCGGGTCCAGATCGGCTCGACCGTGCTGCTCTTTGACGCCGGACCATCAGCCAAGGACGACCTGACCGACCGGGTCGATGTGCTGGCCCTGGCTCGGGCCGAGGATCGTTCGGAGATTGTCCGGAGCTTGCCGGTTGGGCACGGCTCTCAGGTGCTAGGGGCTCCCGAGTCGGCCGGCGAGTGGCTGAAGGTCCGGCTGGCGAACCTGTCGGTGATGTATCAGGCGACCCGGGCGATCAGCGATGTGCTGGACCCCGAGGCCCTCTTACCGCAGATTCTGGAGCTGGTGTTTGAGTCGATCGGGGCGGATCGCGGGGCGATTCTCCTCTTCGACCCTCGGGGAGAATTGACGCCGAAGGCCGTTCGGTGGCGAGGGCCGGTCCAGGACCCGGACGAACGGATGCGGATCTCGCGGTCGATCGTCGACCACGTCTTGACCGAGGGTCAGGGGGTGATCACCTTCGATGCCCCGGTCGATCGGCGGTTTGGGCCGTCGCAGTCGATCGTCGATTACGGCATCCGAGAGGCGATCTGCGTGCCCGTTCAGGGAAGGCACACGACACTCGGCGTGCTGTATGCCGATGTCAGGGGATCTCGGGAACTGGTGATCGACGGGCCGGAACGAGGCCGACCGCGCGGGAAGTTCACGCAGGAGCACCTGATGTTGATGGTCGCCATCGGCCATCAGTCGGGCCTGGCGATCGAGAGTACGAACTTCTACCGGGACAAGGTCGAAGCCGAACGCCTGGCGGCCGTCGGCCAGACGATCGCCACCCTGAGTCACCACATCAAGAACATCATGCAGGGGATCAAAGGGGGGAGCTACCTGGTTGACATGGGGCTGAACCAGCACGACGAGGAAATTACGCGCCGAGGCTGGGGCATCGTCGAGAAGAACCAGGCGAAGATTTACAACCTGGTCATGGACATGCTCTCCTTCTCGAAGGATCGGGACCCGGCGCTGGAGCCGACCGACCTGAACGAGGTGGTGGGAGACGTGGTCGAGCTGATGCAAGCTCGGGCCAATGAGCTGGGCGTGACCCTCGCCTGGCACCCGGCCGAGGACTTGCCGACCGTGCAACTGGACCCTGACGGGATCCATCGCGCCGTTCTGAACGTCGTGACCAATGCCCTCGACGCGGCGGAAGGGCGCCCCGAGGCCCTGGTGAGCATCACGACCGGGCTGGATGTCGAAACGCAGCAGGCCCTGGTTTCGGTCGAGGACAACGGGGTGGGCATTCCCGAGTCGGAACTGGCGACCATTTTCGAGATCTTTTCCTCGACCAAAGGAGCGCGTGGCACCGGAATCGGCTTGCCGGTCTCGGACAAGATTGTTCGGGAACATGGAGGGAGAATCGTGGTCACCTCGACGGAGGGCGTCGGGTCACGCTTTCTGTTCCAGTTGCCCATGAGGCCACCGGAAGATGCCTCGGAGGAGGACGCCCTGGGCACCCTGGGCGATTGA
- a CDS encoding sigma-54-dependent transcriptional regulator produces MNENRILIVHPDSSARTLLASMLQTLAVQLEEAPNDPAAVRRLERGGVDVIVAGVEPEDPDCLELLHYMKRKFPALPVILLFSVGDAERTREARQRGADAVLRFPLPATQLRAAVSQALGEAEPSARTVVGAMTSPSDGRTSNTAPKGSGAVESAHGWTFLNGSAGNPSSMGDSGHLREPLALIGEDESLRQTLELAETIASTRATVLIQGEEGTGKSLMARIIHQRSPRNGAPFVEVRCSEESAGEIDRLLFGERPMLRPAVPGQIERAEGGTLYIDDVASLGPELQAKLLRLLRDGVYEPIGASRPERADVRVILGTRENLEERVARGGFRQDLWYRMSVATLKLPPLRHRGTDLDRLAEHFRFRAAQRNSRTVSGFSSEAMAMMRRYHWPCNIQELEAVVERAVLICRGRLIEPSDLIFSSSPSSNRGSGEFRGDLSHIRPLKEALEEPEKQIILEALKALGWNRQETARVLDINRTTLYKKMKKYGLLVDELAWAN; encoded by the coding sequence ATGAACGAGAACCGAATCCTTATTGTTCACCCTGATTCGTCGGCTCGCACGCTGCTTGCCTCGATGCTCCAAACGCTGGCCGTCCAGCTGGAGGAGGCACCGAATGACCCGGCCGCCGTTCGACGATTGGAACGGGGAGGGGTGGACGTCATCGTCGCGGGCGTGGAACCGGAAGATCCGGACTGCCTGGAACTGTTGCACTACATGAAGCGGAAATTCCCGGCGCTTCCGGTCATCCTGCTCTTTTCGGTCGGTGACGCGGAGCGGACCCGGGAGGCCCGACAGCGGGGGGCGGACGCCGTCCTGCGGTTCCCCTTGCCGGCAACACAACTGCGAGCCGCGGTCTCGCAAGCTCTGGGGGAAGCTGAGCCGTCGGCCCGAACGGTGGTGGGAGCCATGACGTCCCCGTCCGATGGGCGCACTTCAAACACCGCTCCGAAGGGGTCGGGCGCGGTGGAATCGGCCCACGGGTGGACCTTCCTCAACGGTTCCGCCGGGAATCCTTCTTCGATGGGGGATTCGGGACATTTGAGAGAGCCCCTGGCTTTGATCGGCGAGGATGAAAGCCTTCGGCAGACGCTTGAGCTGGCCGAGACGATCGCCTCGACTCGGGCGACCGTCCTGATTCAAGGGGAGGAAGGGACCGGCAAGAGCCTGATGGCTCGGATCATTCACCAGCGAAGCCCTCGCAACGGAGCGCCGTTTGTGGAGGTTCGTTGCTCAGAGGAATCCGCCGGAGAGATCGACCGCTTGCTGTTCGGGGAACGTCCGATGCTCCGACCCGCGGTTCCGGGTCAGATCGAACGCGCCGAGGGAGGAACGCTTTACATCGACGATGTGGCGTCGCTCGGCCCCGAGCTTCAGGCGAAGCTGCTGCGGCTGCTCCGCGACGGGGTGTACGAACCGATCGGAGCGAGTCGTCCAGAACGGGCCGATGTCCGGGTCATCCTCGGAACTCGGGAAAACCTGGAAGAGCGCGTGGCCAGGGGGGGATTCCGCCAGGATCTCTGGTATCGGATGAGTGTAGCGACCCTGAAACTTCCACCGTTGCGACACCGAGGGACCGACCTCGATCGGCTGGCCGAACACTTCCGGTTCCGAGCCGCTCAGCGGAACAGTCGGACGGTCAGCGGCTTCAGTTCCGAGGCGATGGCGATGATGCGGCGCTACCACTGGCCCTGCAATATTCAGGAACTGGAGGCAGTGGTCGAACGTGCCGTCTTGATCTGCCGAGGGCGACTGATCGAGCCCAGCGACTTGATCTTCTCCTCCAGCCCTTCGAGCAATCGGGGATCGGGCGAATTCCGGGGAGACCTGAGCCACATTCGGCCGTTGAAGGAAGCGCTGGAGGAACCGGAGAAGCAGATCATCCTCGAAGCGCTCAAAGCCCTCGGTTGGAATCGTCAGGAGACGGCGAGGGTGCTCGATATCAACCGGACAACCCTGTACAAGAAGATGAAGAAGTATGGGTTGCTGGTCGACGAACTCGCCTGGGCCAACTGA
- a CDS encoding tyrosine recombinase XerC, which translates to MTHPSIAEFLDHLRRERRASSHTLRGYAGDLAVYAEFLTETGGGEELDPLQADAKRLRNFSAWLAGRGYSAGTMARRLASLRSFFRYHRRQGSVAIDPTAGLRNPKQPKRLPRALRVEDVVNLLDGMPTDTPLAIRDRAMFETLYGGGLRVAELVGLDLDDLDPERGTVRVRGKGRRERLAPIGPEAMTWLARWLEVRQPDRLDEPAIFLNRYGRRLSTRSVDRLFQNHLRAQGLDPKASPHALRHSFATHLLDQGADLRSVQELLGHRRLTTTQVYTHVSRERLIEAYRRSHPRA; encoded by the coding sequence ATGACGCATCCGTCAATCGCCGAATTTCTGGACCATCTCCGCCGAGAGCGGAGGGCGTCGTCGCATACCTTGAGAGGCTACGCAGGCGACCTGGCCGTCTATGCCGAATTTTTAACCGAGACGGGAGGCGGGGAGGAACTGGACCCGCTTCAGGCCGATGCGAAGCGATTGCGCAACTTCTCGGCCTGGCTGGCTGGGCGAGGGTATTCGGCCGGCACGATGGCGCGTCGGCTGGCGAGTCTGAGATCGTTTTTCCGCTATCACCGGCGGCAAGGATCGGTGGCGATCGACCCGACGGCCGGGCTCCGGAACCCGAAACAGCCGAAGCGTCTGCCGAGGGCCCTTCGGGTCGAAGACGTGGTGAATCTGCTCGATGGCATGCCGACCGATACCCCGCTGGCGATCCGGGACCGGGCGATGTTCGAGACGCTCTATGGCGGGGGTCTCCGGGTCGCCGAACTGGTGGGCCTGGATCTCGACGACCTGGACCCGGAACGAGGTACGGTTCGGGTTCGAGGCAAAGGGCGTCGTGAGCGACTGGCGCCGATTGGTCCCGAGGCCATGACCTGGCTGGCTCGATGGCTGGAGGTCCGGCAACCGGATCGCCTGGACGAGCCGGCGATTTTCCTGAACCGATACGGCCGTCGGCTCTCGACTCGGAGCGTGGATCGGCTCTTTCAAAATCACTTGAGGGCCCAGGGGCTCGACCCGAAGGCCAGCCCGCATGCCTTGCGGCACAGTTTCGCAACCCATTTGCTGGACCAGGGTGCCGACCTGAGGAGCGTGCAGGAATTGCTTGGTCATCGCCGACTGACGACCACCCAGGTCTACACCCATGTCTCTCGGGAGCGGCTCATCGAAGCGTACCGTCGCAGCCACCCTCGGGCGTGA
- the ilvB gene encoding biosynthetic-type acetolactate synthase large subunit, producing MTGAEALVESLYRHGVKVVFAYPGGASMPMHQALTRYRDTIRTILPRHEQGGIFAAEGYARVTGEPGVVMATSGPGALNLVTGLADAKMDSLPIVAFTGQVPTGVIGTDAFQETPMVEVSRSVTKHHYLVQAARDIPRIVKEAFHIARTGRPGPVLIDVPKDIQNTILRDPDFDPPMNLPGYHLPPAPSPARLHEVVEALKACSRPIIYCGGGVIASDAAEEMREFASKTGIPVAMTLQGLGSVPNDHYLSLGMLGMHGTVYSNYAINEADLLLACGVRFDDRVTGKLSEFAKHGRIVHIDIDASEINKNKVAHIPVHADVKEALATLTPMVEKGDWRDWHRQIDAWRASDPMTYPDRDDAILPQYVIDQFSKLTQGEFLMSTGVGQHQMWAAQWTCFKHPRSWVTSGGLGSMGFGLPAAMGMQAAFPDKLVVDIDGDGSFVMNIQELATVHCEKLPVKMIVLNNQHLGMVVQWEDRFFAGNRAHTYLGPIDHPEATGKGGGELPEVTYPDLVTVARGFGVAARQVRNKAELIDALKEMIAHPGPYVLDVLVPYQEHVLPMIPAGMTVKDIIKT from the coding sequence ATGACCGGGGCCGAAGCCCTGGTCGAGTCGCTCTACCGGCACGGCGTCAAGGTCGTATTCGCCTACCCGGGCGGCGCCAGCATGCCGATGCACCAGGCCCTGACGCGCTATCGGGACACAATCCGAACGATCTTGCCCCGGCACGAACAGGGGGGCATCTTCGCCGCCGAAGGCTACGCCCGCGTCACCGGAGAACCCGGCGTCGTCATGGCCACCTCCGGCCCCGGTGCCCTGAACCTCGTGACCGGCCTGGCCGACGCGAAGATGGACAGCTTGCCCATCGTCGCCTTCACCGGCCAGGTTCCCACCGGCGTCATCGGCACCGACGCGTTCCAGGAAACTCCGATGGTCGAGGTCAGCCGCTCGGTCACGAAGCACCATTACCTCGTTCAGGCTGCCCGAGATATTCCCCGGATCGTCAAGGAAGCCTTCCACATCGCTCGAACCGGGCGCCCCGGCCCGGTCCTGATCGACGTGCCGAAGGACATTCAGAACACCATCCTCCGCGATCCCGACTTCGACCCGCCGATGAACCTGCCGGGCTATCACCTTCCCCCGGCCCCCAGCCCGGCCCGCTTGCACGAGGTTGTCGAGGCGCTCAAGGCCTGCTCCCGGCCGATCATCTACTGTGGCGGTGGGGTGATCGCCTCCGACGCCGCCGAGGAGATGCGCGAGTTCGCCTCGAAGACCGGAATCCCCGTCGCCATGACGCTTCAGGGACTCGGCTCCGTGCCGAACGACCATTACCTCTCCCTCGGCATGCTCGGCATGCACGGCACCGTCTACTCAAATTACGCGATTAATGAGGCCGACCTGCTCCTCGCCTGCGGCGTCCGCTTCGATGACCGCGTGACCGGCAAGCTCTCCGAGTTCGCCAAGCACGGACGGATCGTTCACATCGACATCGACGCCTCCGAGATCAATAAGAACAAGGTCGCCCACATCCCCGTCCATGCCGACGTCAAGGAGGCCCTCGCCACCCTGACGCCGATGGTCGAGAAAGGCGACTGGCGCGACTGGCACCGCCAGATCGACGCCTGGCGAGCCTCCGACCCGATGACCTATCCCGATCGCGATGACGCCATCCTCCCTCAGTACGTCATCGACCAGTTCTCGAAGCTCACCCAGGGCGAGTTCCTCATGTCCACCGGCGTCGGCCAGCACCAGATGTGGGCCGCGCAGTGGACCTGCTTCAAGCACCCGAGAAGCTGGGTCACCTCCGGCGGCCTCGGCTCGATGGGCTTCGGCCTCCCCGCCGCGATGGGCATGCAGGCGGCCTTCCCTGACAAGCTCGTGGTCGACATCGACGGTGACGGCTCGTTCGTCATGAACATCCAGGAACTGGCCACCGTCCACTGCGAGAAGCTGCCGGTCAAAATGATCGTCCTGAACAACCAGCACCTCGGCATGGTTGTTCAGTGGGAAGACCGCTTCTTCGCCGGCAACCGTGCCCATACCTACCTCGGACCGATCGACCATCCCGAGGCGACCGGCAAAGGGGGCGGGGAACTTCCCGAAGTCACCTACCCCGACCTCGTGACCGTCGCCCGAGGGTTCGGCGTCGCCGCTCGTCAGGTACGCAACAAGGCCGAGTTGATCGACGCCCTCAAGGAAATGATCGCCCATCCTGGACCTTACGTCCTTGATGTGCTCGTTCCTTACCAGGAGCACGTCTTGCCGATGATTCCCGCCGGCATGACGGTCAAGGACATCATCAAGACCTGA
- a CDS encoding glycoside hydrolase family 15 protein: MMDWTGQLHFGPLKPLEQVDGTLPIEDHGLIGDGMTGALVGRDGAIDWLCVPRFDAPPVFCRLLDRHRGGAFTVAPEHLLESRQSYLDETGILATEMRSPTGLVRVLDALTFHRGSILSDDAQAARGELVRAVEIREGSVRLRIAIDPWRASPIQRQGEAWQIRFADRPEIVLNLHADRPLDGPQTVIELHQGDRINLTLRWNGVEKDDRSTPPLQAIDDTVDAWRRWLGCLSYHGPQKALVRRSAITLKLMDNVENGAIVAAPTSSLPEEIGGVRNWDYRYSWIRDAAFSVYALRRIGLNREARNFLAWVHDVIDQDGGRPRVLYTLDGRQPEPEREDPTLSGYRGSHPVRWGNDAAEQRQHDVFGEIIDCAFQWVRHEDHLSERLWSRLLPLVEAARVEWNEPDQGIWEIRSSGRPFTYSAALCQVALDRGAWIAERLKLPGDIDGWRADAAHLRKTILEHAWDPEQNALTEHIGGEQRSGLDASILALPLRRVVRADHPRMIATTEAIRRTLDAGDGLLYRYRPDHSPDGLPGHEGAFILCSFWLVDNLTLQGRLDEALDLYNSLCARANPVGLFSEQIDPSSGRFLGNFPQAFSQVGVISSGVNLSRALEQGHHDLGEGAAGRPNSARS; encoded by the coding sequence ATGATGGACTGGACCGGGCAACTGCACTTCGGACCCTTAAAACCGCTGGAGCAAGTCGACGGAACCTTGCCGATCGAGGATCACGGCCTGATCGGTGACGGCATGACCGGCGCCCTGGTCGGCCGCGATGGTGCGATCGACTGGCTCTGCGTGCCTCGGTTCGACGCTCCTCCGGTGTTCTGTCGGCTCCTCGATCGTCACCGAGGAGGGGCGTTCACCGTGGCCCCCGAGCACCTGCTCGAATCACGCCAGAGCTACCTCGACGAAACCGGCATCCTGGCCACCGAGATGCGATCCCCGACCGGCCTCGTCCGGGTCCTCGACGCCTTGACGTTTCACCGGGGCTCGATCCTCTCCGACGATGCCCAGGCCGCCCGGGGAGAACTGGTGCGCGCCGTCGAAATCCGAGAAGGCTCCGTCCGCCTTCGGATCGCAATCGACCCCTGGCGGGCCTCCCCGATCCAACGCCAGGGAGAGGCGTGGCAGATCCGGTTTGCCGATCGTCCCGAGATCGTCCTGAACCTCCATGCCGATCGCCCCCTGGACGGTCCTCAAACGGTGATCGAACTCCACCAGGGAGATCGAATCAACCTCACCCTCCGCTGGAACGGGGTCGAGAAGGACGACCGCTCCACGCCTCCCTTGCAGGCCATCGACGACACGGTTGATGCCTGGAGACGCTGGCTCGGCTGCCTGTCGTACCACGGTCCTCAGAAGGCCCTTGTTCGGCGATCGGCCATCACCTTGAAGCTCATGGACAACGTCGAGAACGGCGCCATCGTGGCCGCCCCGACCTCCTCCCTCCCTGAGGAAATCGGAGGCGTCCGCAACTGGGATTACCGCTACTCCTGGATCCGCGATGCCGCCTTCTCCGTCTATGCGTTACGCCGCATCGGTTTGAATCGCGAGGCAAGGAACTTCCTCGCCTGGGTCCACGACGTCATCGACCAGGATGGCGGGCGTCCCCGAGTCCTTTACACCCTCGACGGTCGGCAACCCGAGCCGGAACGGGAGGACCCGACCCTGAGCGGCTATCGAGGCTCCCATCCCGTCCGCTGGGGCAACGACGCCGCCGAGCAACGCCAGCATGATGTCTTCGGAGAGATCATCGACTGCGCCTTCCAGTGGGTTCGCCACGAAGATCATCTCAGCGAGCGGTTATGGAGCCGTCTTCTCCCCTTGGTCGAGGCGGCTCGCGTCGAGTGGAACGAGCCGGATCAAGGCATCTGGGAGATCCGGTCCTCGGGACGCCCCTTCACCTACTCGGCCGCGCTGTGTCAGGTCGCCCTCGATCGCGGCGCCTGGATCGCCGAGCGACTGAAGCTCCCCGGAGACATCGACGGCTGGCGTGCCGACGCGGCCCACCTCCGCAAGACGATTCTCGAACACGCCTGGGACCCCGAGCAGAACGCCCTGACCGAGCACATTGGCGGCGAGCAGCGGAGTGGACTCGATGCCAGCATCTTGGCACTCCCCTTGCGTCGAGTCGTCCGGGCCGATCACCCTCGCATGATCGCCACGACTGAGGCAATTCGCCGCACCCTCGATGCCGGTGACGGTCTGCTCTACCGATACCGCCCCGACCACTCTCCCGACGGCCTCCCCGGCCACGAAGGGGCCTTCATTCTCTGTAGCTTCTGGCTCGTCGATAACCTGACGCTTCAGGGCAGGCTCGACGAGGCCCTCGATCTCTACAACTCCCTCTGTGCTCGGGCCAACCCTGTCGGTCTCTTCTCCGAGCAGATCGACCCCTCCAGTGGTCGGTTCCTCGGCAACTTCCCTCAGGCGTTCAGTCAAGTCGGGGTGATTTCCTCCGGCGTCAACCTCTCCCGGGCGCTCGAACAAGGCCACCACGACCTCGGCGAAGGGGCTGCCGGCCGTCCCAATTCCGCCCGATCGTAA